A region from the Patescibacteria group bacterium genome encodes:
- a CDS encoding O-antigen ligase family protein: MKVSRLCERVIVFGFSSLFFFIPLLLTPLNYELFEYNKMMAVYALTTLIVVAWLGKMVGQKKIIFQRTPFDLPILLFFTTQLLSTFVSLDRHVSLWGYYSRFHGGLISTISYLLLYYALVSNLDRERVIKLFKISLLSGLLVSFYGFLEHFGIDKDLWVQDVMNRVFSTLGQPNWLAAYLVILLPLTWAFILISDGKSWVMDRRTIFYYLVSIIYYLTLLFTKSRSGLIAFGLTYLLFWSGFFVANKQNLKVILRPFLFLTLSYFFLLLIVGTPWTPKIQEFIVKPAQTAVLKPLGTAMETGGTESGEIRKIVWKGAWDIARHYPLFGSGVETFAYAYYQYRPQEHNLVSEWDFLYNKAHNEYLNYAATTGFVGLGSYLLLIGWIIVWNTKKIFNFKLDQLEIRPIRNLLIALFSGWLSILITNFFGFSVVTVALYFYLIPGMSWLIFTKQNTEKAIPQNPLSPKQKVFLLLLVFSLFSFLFSLGRMWYADTVFNKGYLLTKSDSYKDAYFAYHEAINLNQGEPFYRDELAYTAALLASAAWEQKEATVSSQLADEAIAQNKLALKISPFNVNFWKTQTKVYYTLATIDPKYNEDALTAIMKAQKLAPTDAKISYNLALLYGRNNNPKMAIKTLEDTVSLKPNYQDARFALALYYKEAGRQDEAIIQLRYILEKISSDAASVKDKLKEWGQ; this comes from the coding sequence ATGAAAGTGAGCCGGCTTTGTGAGCGAGTGATCGTCTTTGGCTTTTCTTCTCTCTTTTTCTTCATCCCCCTGCTTTTAACGCCTCTTAATTACGAGCTTTTTGAATATAACAAAATGATGGCTGTTTACGCTTTAACGACGCTTATCGTCGTCGCCTGGCTTGGCAAAATGGTCGGTCAAAAGAAGATAATTTTTCAAAGGACCCCCTTTGATCTGCCAATTCTGCTCTTTTTCACAACGCAATTATTAAGTACCTTTGTTTCATTAGATCGGCACGTTTCGCTTTGGGGCTATTATTCGCGCTTTCACGGCGGTTTGATCTCAACTATAAGTTACCTTCTTCTTTATTACGCTTTGGTCAGTAATCTCGATCGCGAAAGGGTCATTAAACTTTTCAAAATCTCTTTATTGTCAGGCTTGCTCGTTTCTTTTTACGGCTTTTTGGAGCATTTCGGGATTGACAAAGATCTTTGGGTTCAGGACGTCATGAATCGGGTTTTCTCAACTTTGGGTCAGCCGAATTGGCTCGCCGCTTATCTTGTCATTCTTTTACCCTTAACCTGGGCATTCATTCTCATTTCCGATGGTAAATCATGGGTGATGGATCGAAGGACAATCTTCTATTATCTAGTATCTATAATCTATTATTTGACGCTTCTTTTTACCAAATCCCGTTCGGGTCTTATCGCTTTCGGTCTTACTTATTTGCTTTTTTGGAGCGGCTTTTTTGTTGCCAATAAACAAAATTTAAAAGTTATCTTGCGTCCTTTTCTTTTCCTTACGCTTTCTTATTTTTTCCTTCTTTTAATCGTCGGCACCCCCTGGACACCGAAAATCCAGGAGTTTATTGTAAAACCGGCCCAAACTGCCGTTTTAAAACCCTTGGGAACCGCCATGGAAACCGGCGGCACCGAGTCGGGAGAGATCAGAAAAATCGTTTGGAAGGGAGCCTGGGATATTGCCCGCCATTACCCGCTTTTCGGCTCCGGGGTGGAAACCTTTGCTTATGCTTATTATCAATATCGTCCCCAAGAACACAATTTGGTCTCCGAATGGGACTTTTTATACAATAAAGCGCATAACGAATATCTAAACTACGCAGCGACGACCGGCTTCGTCGGTTTGGGAAGCTATTTACTCTTGATCGGGTGGATCATCGTGTGGAACACCAAGAAAATTTTCAATTTTAAATTAGACCAATTAGAAATTAGACCAATTAGAAATTTGTTAATCGCTCTTTTCTCCGGTTGGCTCTCGATTTTAATCACCAACTTTTTCGGCTTTTCCGTCGTCACCGTCGCCCTTTACTTTTACTTGATTCCGGGGATGAGTTGGCTTATTTTCACCAAACAAAACACGGAAAAAGCAATCCCGCAAAATCCTTTGTCGCCAAAACAAAAAGTTTTTTTGCTTCTTTTAGTGTTTTCTCTTTTTTCTTTTCTTTTTTCACTGGGCAGAATGTGGTATGCCGACACGGTTTTTAACAAAGGTTATCTTTTAACCAAGTCCGACTCTTATAAAGACGCTTATTTTGCTTATCATGAGGCTATAAATCTTAATCAGGGCGAACCCTTTTACCGGGATGAACTTGCCTATACGGCGGCACTTTTAGCTTCGGCGGCCTGGGAACAAAAAGAAGCCACTGTCTCTTCGCAATTGGCCGACGAAGCGATTGCCCAAAATAAATTAGCCTTAAAGATTTCACCTTTCAACGTCAATTTTTGGAAAACCCAAACTAAGGTTTATTATACCTTAGCCACGATTGATCCCAAATATAACGAGGACGCTTTGACGGCCATTATGAAGGCGCAAAAACTGGCGCCGACGGACGCGAAAATTTCTTACAATCTGGCTCTGCTTTATGGCAGAAACAATAATCCCAAAATGGCGATCAAAACTTTAGAAGATACCGTTTCCCTAAAGCCAAATTATCAGGACGCGCGGTTCGCTTTGGCCTTGTATTATAAAGAGGCCGGCCGCCAAGATGAGGCCATAATTCAGCTTCGGTATATTTTGGAAAAAATCTCAAGTGATGCCGCTTCGGTTAAAGACAAACTCAAAGAATGGGGTCAATGA
- the amrS gene encoding AmmeMemoRadiSam system radical SAM enzyme, whose product MKEAILYEKLKDASVRCHVCRRQCLIAKDQVGYCQTRKNFAGKLYTTVYGLVSSCYNDPIEKKPVFHFKPGSLCFSLGTFGCNFRCRFCQNWEIAYADPSAKNFKAETSKLQITPGAACKMALIQDAKGIALTYNEPVIWLEYGLDLFKLAKAENLYTVWVTNGYASQEAIDQIAPYLDVYRVDLKSLDDKFYQQLIKIPRAADIFKMTKYVHDQYPKIHLETVTNIVPGWNDGPKMLTKIARFIKENLGVKTPWHVTRFYPDAEMQDVPPTPEATLFRAREIGLKEGLKFVYIGNLAVEGEDDTFCPKCGQLAIKRDGYQVEILGVDQKGHCLKCQDDLKIIM is encoded by the coding sequence ATGAAAGAAGCGATTCTCTACGAAAAACTAAAAGATGCCTCGGTACGCTGTCATGTCTGTCGGCGTCAGTGTTTAATTGCCAAGGATCAGGTTGGTTACTGTCAAACCAGAAAAAATTTTGCGGGCAAGCTTTATACGACTGTTTACGGCTTAGTCTCTTCCTGTTATAACGATCCGATCGAAAAAAAACCGGTTTTCCATTTTAAACCGGGCTCCTTATGTTTTTCCCTGGGGACTTTCGGCTGTAACTTTCGCTGTCGCTTTTGTCAAAACTGGGAAATCGCCTATGCCGACCCTTCAGCCAAAAACTTTAAGGCTGAAACTTCTAAACTGCAAATAACGCCGGGGGCAGCCTGCAAAATGGCTCTTATACAGGACGCCAAAGGTATTGCCTTAACCTACAACGAGCCGGTAATCTGGCTTGAATACGGCCTCGATCTGTTCAAATTGGCCAAAGCGGAAAACCTTTATACGGTTTGGGTCACCAACGGTTATGCAAGTCAGGAAGCAATTGATCAAATTGCTCCCTATCTTGATGTGTATCGGGTCGATTTAAAATCCCTTGACGATAAATTCTATCAGCAATTAATCAAAATCCCCCGGGCGGCGGACATTTTCAAAATGACCAAATATGTCCATGATCAATATCCCAAGATTCATCTTGAGACCGTCACTAATATTGTCCCCGGTTGGAATGATGGCCCCAAAATGCTTACCAAAATCGCCCGGTTTATTAAGGAAAATTTGGGCGTTAAAACGCCATGGCACGTTACCCGTTTTTACCCTGATGCCGAAATGCAGGACGTCCCGCCGACTCCCGAAGCAACGCTTTTTAGAGCCAGAGAGATCGGCCTGAAAGAGGGCTTAAAATTCGTTTATATCGGCAATTTAGCGGTTGAGGGAGAAGACGACACTTTTTGCCCCAAATGCGGCCAATTGGCGATTAAAAGAGACGGCTATCAAGTCGAAATTTTAGGCGTTGACCAAAAAGGCCATTGTCTAAAATGCCAAGATGACTTAAAAATTATAATGTGA
- the amrA gene encoding AmmeMemoRadiSam system protein A, producing the protein MIDSYLLLAQKTVEEYVKTGQVISLPRDLPKEMLTKKAGVFISIHQKDGSLRGCIGTFLPTQDNLAHEIVRNAIESATADPRFSAILAQELPDLVYSVDILSEPEPAEKKDLNPKKYGLIVTTADGRRGLLLPDLEGVETIEQQISVCRQKAGIAETEPVSFLRFRVERHAEK; encoded by the coding sequence ATGATTGATTCTTATCTTTTATTAGCGCAAAAAACCGTTGAGGAGTATGTTAAAACGGGCCAGGTTATTTCTTTGCCCAGGGACTTGCCGAAAGAAATGCTGACTAAAAAAGCCGGCGTCTTTATTTCAATTCACCAAAAAGACGGTTCTTTAAGAGGCTGTATCGGAACATTTCTGCCTACGCAGGATAACCTCGCCCACGAGATTGTCCGTAATGCTATCGAATCGGCCACAGCCGATCCCCGCTTTTCGGCAATTTTGGCCCAAGAATTGCCTGATTTAGTTTACAGCGTTGATATTCTCTCCGAACCGGAACCGGCCGAGAAAAAAGATCTTAACCCCAAAAAATACGGTCTGATTGTCACCACGGCTGACGGCCGCCGCGGCCTGCTTCTGCCCGATTTGGAAGGGGTGGAGACAATCGAGCAACAAATATCTGTCTGCCGGCAAAAAGCCGGAATTGCCGAAACCGAACCGGTTTCCTTTTTGCGCTTCCGGGTAGAAAGACACGCGGAAAAATGA
- the def gene encoding peptide deformylase encodes MEIVKIPHPVLFQKAKPVEKIDKKILELVEEMKKTLLAAENPKGVGLAAPQVGKPLRIFLTKPWPKSTIGVFINPELKDQSEELTSGVPERDNKQSFSSNKLEGCLSIPKIWGVVKRHERVTLKYQTPDGKTHVKKFSGFMATIIQHEMDHLDGRLFSSRTVEQKGKFYQIEKNKKGEEELIEIELA; translated from the coding sequence ATGGAAATTGTTAAAATTCCCCATCCGGTTCTTTTTCAAAAGGCAAAGCCGGTTGAAAAAATTGATAAAAAGATCCTGGAACTAGTTGAGGAAATGAAAAAAACGCTCTTGGCAGCGGAAAATCCGAAAGGGGTTGGTCTGGCCGCTCCCCAAGTCGGTAAGCCGCTGCGGATTTTTTTAACAAAGCCCTGGCCGAAATCGACAATTGGCGTTTTTATTAATCCCGAATTAAAAGACCAGTCCGAGGAATTAACCAGTGGTGTCCCCGAAAGGGATAATAAGCAGAGCTTTTCTTCGAATAAACTCGAAGGCTGTCTTTCCATCCCTAAAATTTGGGGCGTGGTTAAAAGACACGAAAGGGTTACTCTTAAATACCAAACACCCGACGGCAAAACGCATGTGAAAAAATTCTCCGGCTTTATGGCCACCATTATTCAGCATGAGATGGACCATTTAGACGGCCGCCTTTTCTCTTCCCGAACCGTCGAGCAAAAGGGTAAGTTTTATCAAATTGAAAAAAATAAAAAGGGCGAAGAAGAACTGATAGAAATAGAATTAGCCTAA
- the fmt gene encoding methionyl-tRNA formyltransferase, with product MINTVFFGTPDFVLPICEALRDLKEFHLAAVITSPDKPVGRKQILTPSPVKQWALSHKIPVFTPEKLSTTNSQFPLSNIQGDLGVLAAYGKIIPQEIIDFFPKGILVIHPSLLPKYRGASPVPAAILAGDKETGVTIFKMDNLMDHGPIVTQFREKIKADDTTESLLTRLFSKTTDILLTILKPYIEDKIIPTIQDHKKATFCPLLKKEDGKINWHWPTPKIDRLVRAMIPWPGAFTYITLNTKRQIPIVKRLKILETHLSLNTKYLILDTVQLEGKNPVSWRQFKQAYPEFEVTF from the coding sequence ATGATTAATACAGTTTTTTTTGGCACACCTGATTTCGTCTTACCGATTTGCGAGGCCCTACGTGATTTAAAAGAATTCCACCTTGCCGCTGTTATTACCAGTCCTGATAAACCGGTTGGCCGCAAGCAAATTCTCACTCCTTCTCCTGTCAAACAATGGGCGCTTAGTCATAAAATCCCAGTTTTTACTCCGGAAAAACTATCTACTACTAATTCCCAATTCCCATTATCCAATATCCAAGGTGATCTTGGCGTTCTCGCCGCTTACGGCAAGATCATTCCCCAGGAAATCATTGATTTTTTTCCCAAGGGCATTTTGGTTATCCATCCTTCGCTTTTACCCAAATACCGCGGCGCCTCGCCGGTCCCGGCCGCAATTTTAGCAGGCGACAAGGAAACCGGCGTGACCATTTTTAAAATGGATAACCTCATGGATCACGGTCCCATCGTTACCCAGTTTAGAGAAAAAATAAAAGCCGACGACACCACCGAAAGCCTTTTGACTAGGCTTTTTAGTAAGACAACGGATATCTTATTAACAATCTTAAAGCCATATATTGAAGACAAAATTATTCCAACAATTCAGGACCATAAAAAAGCGACTTTTTGTCCTCTTCTTAAAAAGGAAGATGGTAAAATTAACTGGCATTGGCCCACTCCTAAAATTGACCGTTTGGTTCGCGCCATGATTCCCTGGCCGGGAGCCTTTACTTACATAACACTAAACACTAAACGCCAAATACCAATTGTTAAGCGGTTAAAAATTTTAGAAACCCACTTATCGCTTAATACTAAATACTTGATACTTGATACTGTCCAACTGGAAGGCAAAAATCCTGTTTCGTGGCGACAATTTAAACAAGCTTATCCCGAATTCGAGGTTACTTTTTAA
- a CDS encoding four helix bundle protein has translation MSNSNNQSENKKYQKQKTIDIHDRIYKFVTRVIELTKALPKTSQNLVLINQVMRSATSMGANDQEADGSITKKDFIHCLTTVRKESKETNYWLTLIADTNLSIKPRMNAILQENKEIIKIISSIITNTKSKM, from the coding sequence ATGTCAAATTCAAATAATCAATCAGAAAATAAAAAATATCAAAAACAAAAAACCATTGATATCCATGACCGAATCTATAAATTTGTAACCCGGGTTATTGAACTTACTAAAGCTCTCCCAAAAACTTCTCAAAATCTTGTTTTAATTAATCAGGTTATGCGTTCGGCTACTTCGATGGGGGCAAACGACCAAGAAGCTGATGGTAGTATCACCAAAAAAGATTTTATTCACTGTCTCACAACCGTAAGAAAAGAAAGCAAAGAAACAAATTATTGGCTAACTCTTATTGCCGATACTAATTTGTCGATTAAGCCACGAATGAACGCCATACTCCAAGAAAATAAAGAAATCATCAAAATTATCAGCAGTATTATTACCAATACCAAATCCAAGATGTAA
- a CDS encoding site-2 protease family protein, which produces MLGELFNNPFSFFVWTLSLLVAITIHEFSHAWASDRLGDPTARLMGRLTLNPLVHLDPLGTLFLLFARFGWGKPVPFDPFNLKNPRRDAALISLAGPGSNLMTAIILSFILKIIPGLPFSLTAYLLIQTLLVPLIIMSVSLGIFNLLPVSPLDGFKIVAGFLPKNLASQWEELENYGLLFLLLMLFPMAGGSLLTNIMNPLLNFVLTLLLPGLGTII; this is translated from the coding sequence ATGTTGGGTGAGCTTTTCAATAACCCGTTTTCCTTTTTTGTTTGGACATTGTCTTTACTTGTCGCCATTACCATTCATGAATTCTCTCACGCCTGGGCTTCTGACCGCTTAGGCGACCCCACCGCCCGCTTAATGGGCCGGCTGACCTTAAATCCCCTGGTTCATCTTGATCCTCTGGGAACTTTATTTTTGCTTTTCGCCCGCTTCGGCTGGGGCAAACCCGTTCCCTTTGACCCTTTTAATCTTAAAAATCCCCGCCGCGATGCCGCCTTAATTTCTTTAGCCGGACCGGGTTCCAATTTAATGACCGCCATCATTTTGTCTTTTATTTTGAAAATTATCCCCGGTCTACCTTTTTCTTTAACCGCTTACCTTCTTATTCAGACTCTTCTGGTTCCCCTCATCATTATGTCGGTTTCTTTGGGAATTTTTAACCTTCTTCCGGTTTCGCCCCTGGACGGCTTTAAGATCGTGGCCGGTTTTCTACCGAAAAATTTGGCTTCTCAATGGGAAGAGTTGGAAAATTACGGCCTGTTGTTTTTGCTTTTAATGCTTTTTCCCATGGCCGGCGGTTCGCTTTTGACCAATATCATGAATCCTCTTCTTAATTTTGTCCTCACTCTTCTTCTCCCCGGCCTGGGCACGATTATTTAA
- a CDS encoding metallophosphoesterase: MKILRRILFFFFLLLVLVPFLFLKGKEISPKETISPLPKVSATSFRFAVLSDIHSDTESLQKAIDRVKADKSEFLVIAGDLTTSGELVELKKVKAVLEKNELPYFVLPGNHDLWASGINYFREVFGPDFRSFQNQKIKFILVNNADGQLGVEGVTGLNGENQGTWLRQELQECPKIYCLVFTHMPLNHAYLSHIMGEDSPEVASQAANLVREFKALKVRELFAGHIHYLGAYGYDGLKTQTVGAIYTEKKTQPARFLEVNVSLPEVNLEEKEMWVE; the protein is encoded by the coding sequence ATGAAAATCTTGCGCCGGATTTTATTTTTCTTTTTTCTGCTTTTGGTTTTAGTCCCTTTTCTTTTCCTTAAAGGCAAAGAAATCTCTCCTAAGGAAACGATTTCTCCTTTACCTAAAGTTTCGGCAACGTCTTTCCGTTTTGCCGTTTTATCGGATATCCATAGCGATACCGAAAGCCTGCAAAAGGCGATTGACAGGGTTAAGGCTGATAAAAGTGAATTCCTGGTGATTGCCGGTGACCTGACGACTTCGGGAGAGCTAGTGGAGCTTAAAAAAGTTAAGGCCGTTTTGGAGAAAAATGAATTGCCGTATTTTGTTTTACCCGGCAATCACGATTTATGGGCTTCGGGGATTAATTATTTCCGTGAGGTTTTTGGGCCGGACTTCCGGTCGTTTCAAAACCAAAAAATCAAATTTATTTTGGTCAATAATGCCGATGGTCAATTGGGCGTTGAGGGTGTAACCGGTTTAAACGGCGAGAATCAAGGGACGTGGTTGAGGCAAGAGTTACAGGAATGCCCGAAAATTTATTGTCTGGTTTTTACCCATATGCCCTTAAATCATGCTTATTTAAGCCATATTATGGGTGAGGATAGTCCGGAGGTAGCGAGTCAAGCCGCGAATTTAGTTAGAGAGTTTAAGGCCCTTAAGGTTAGAGAACTCTTTGCCGGCCACATTCATTATCTTGGTGCCTACGGATATGATGGGTTAAAAACCCAAACCGTTGGGGCGATTTATACCGAAAAAAAGACCCAGCCGGCCAGGTTTTTGGAGGTTAATGTTTCACTCCCAGAAGTCAATCTTGAGGAAAAAGAGATGTGGGTAGAATAA